The Temnothorax longispinosus isolate EJ_2023e chromosome 7, Tlon_JGU_v1, whole genome shotgun sequence genome contains a region encoding:
- the LOC139816901 gene encoding uncharacterized protein isoform X2, whose translation MGKIRKKWTQAEVNDALGLIRSGRSVFSVSKITGIPKTTLLDKLKGRRPLAASSGPATVLTTKEEEELENWILYLSKRGFPVTKTILVHSVAELVKKLRRETPFTEGRPGRRWLEGFFRRHPQISQRVAQNLSKSRALITESALRAWFDEVEKYWKEKDLMNIDGSRIFNCDESAFYLCPKGERVLTKKGDKAVYNYVQNDEKECLTVLFMTNANGDLVPPMIVFAYERLPYSISQSMPSDWVIGKTSSGWMTAESFYEYITHTFEPWLTANNIQRPVILYVDGHSSHVTVPLVEFCVSKGIELVSFIPNATHLIQPLDVALFHTLKSTWRNTINDWCMESDNFQKKIRKKDFGQLLKKAVDKINMPEVMKNGFKKCGLCPFSPDALAQNELLKKTKESPQTQMTPTNAKNIQIAHQSHLEFIEQNIDSELLEDFKEAGKTGVWEGAVDDRSLFLFWQKVAGITRNPSSFPGEEKNEKIDLIVIENDNDCKTIPDENSGFSFDITFQELFNESAEQDVEDLVVVDEQKEPLLSEIHEINNDNCESILKPTNIDTEDVTTAPHVSKESDNKENTNHIPPNVSSPFKQFLFWPKPKTGPEKKRKARIKTPSVATSAEWKAHHDHLEEEKRKHRVEVENRKRMRQEAAAEKKRIAEETKKRKEIERAEKKAQKELEKAEKKTSKTKDVKKRKR comes from the exons ATgggaaaaattagaaaaaaatggacGCAGGCTGAAGTAAATGATGCTCTCGGACTTATCAGATCCGGAAGATCGGTTTTTTCAGTTAGCAAAATCACCGGCATCCCAAAAACAACGCTTCTCGACAAATTGAAAGGGAGAAGACCTTTGGCAGCATCATCGGGACCTGCTACAGTTCTAACAActaaagaggaagaagagctGGAAAATTGGATTTTATACCTTAGTAAGAGAGGTTTTCCAGTCACAAAAACGATTCTCGTGCACAGTGTGGCAGAATTAGTCAAAAAACTAAGACGAGAAACTCCCTTTACTGAAGGACGCCCAGGGCGTAGGTGGCTTGAAGGGTTTTTTCGTCGGCACCCGCAGATTTCACAACGTGTAGCTCAAAATTTGAGCAAAAGTCGAGCTTTGATTACGGAGTCAGCTTTAAGGGCGTGGTTCGATGAGGTAGAAAAGtattggaaggaaaaagatcTTATGAACATCGACGGATCTCGCATATTTAATTGCGATGAATCTGCCTTTTATCTTTGCCCCAAGGGAGAGCGAGTTCTAACTAAGAAAGGAGACAAGgcagtctataattatgtTCAAAATGATGAGAAAGAGTGCCTCACCGTTTTGTTTATGACAAATGCGAACGGTGATCTTGTTCCCCCTATGATTGTATTCGCCTACGAACGTTTGCCTTACAGCATTTCGCAAAGCATGCCATCGGATTGGGTCATTGGGAAAACGAGCAGCGGATGGATGACAGCGGaatctttttatgaatatattactCACACGTTTGAACCCTGGTTGACTGCAAATAACATCCAAAGACCAGTGATACTTTACGTTGACGGTCATTCTTCACATGTGACGGTACCACTTGTTGAATTTTGTGTGAGTAAGGGAATAGAATTGGTTTCGTTTATTCCCAacgcgactcatcttattcaGCCCCTCGACGTTGCTCTTTTCCATACCTTGAAATCTACCTGGCGGAATACTATCAACGATTGGTGTATGGAATCTGATaactttcagaaaaaaatacgtaaaaaagaTTTCGGACAGCTTCTTAAAAAAGCTGTCGATAAAATCAATATGCCAGAGGTGATGAAGAATGGATTCAAAAAATGTGGTCTTTGTCCATTTTCACCAGACGCACTTGCACAAAATGAACTGTTGAAGAAGACAAAAGAAAGTCCACAGACGCAGATGACACCGACGAATGCAAAAAACATCCAAATTGCCCATCAAAGTCATTTGGAATTCATCGAACAAAACATCGATAGCGAATTGCTGGAAGACTTTAAAGAAGCTGGTAAAACTGGCGTTTGGGAAGGCGCTGTCGACGATCGAAGTCTCTTTCTATTTTGGCAAAAAGTTGCTGGAATCACAA GGAATCCATCAAGTTTTCCTGGtgaagaaaaaaacgaaaaaatcgatttgatTGTCATCGAAAATGATAACGATTGTAAGACTATCCCCGACGAAAACTCTGGCTTTTCTTTCGACATAACATTTCAAGAACTTTTTAATGAGTCGGCAGAGCAAGATGTAGAAGATCTTGTTGTTGTTGACGAGCAGAAAGAGCCGCTGTTGTCTGAAATTCACGAGATTAACAACGATAACTGCGAGTCAATTTTaaa GCCAACAAATATTGACACTGAAGATGTAACCACTGCACCACATGTATCAAAAGAGAGTGACAATAAAG agaaTACGAACCACATTCCTCCAAACGTGTCGTCCCCTTTCAAACAATTCTTGTTTTGGCCTAAACCAAAAACTGGCccagaaaagaaaaggaaggcGAGGATCAAAACACCGAGTGTTGCCACGTCAGCCGAATGGAAAGCTCATCATGATCAtcttgaagaagaaaaaaggaaacatCGAGTAGAAgtggaaaatagaaaaagaatgcgTCAAGAAGCAGCTGCGGAAAAGAAGAGGATAGCTGAAGAAACGAAGAAACGCAAAGAAATCGAAAGAGCTGAAAAGAAAGCCCAGAAAGAGCTTGAAAAAGCTGAAAAGAAAACATCTAAAACTAAAGATGTGAAAAAAAGGAAGCGTTAA
- the LOC139816901 gene encoding uncharacterized protein isoform X1 — MRRCKQSRMGKIRKKWTQAEVNDALGLIRSGRSVFSVSKITGIPKTTLLDKLKGRRPLAASSGPATVLTTKEEEELENWILYLSKRGFPVTKTILVHSVAELVKKLRRETPFTEGRPGRRWLEGFFRRHPQISQRVAQNLSKSRALITESALRAWFDEVEKYWKEKDLMNIDGSRIFNCDESAFYLCPKGERVLTKKGDKAVYNYVQNDEKECLTVLFMTNANGDLVPPMIVFAYERLPYSISQSMPSDWVIGKTSSGWMTAESFYEYITHTFEPWLTANNIQRPVILYVDGHSSHVTVPLVEFCVSKGIELVSFIPNATHLIQPLDVALFHTLKSTWRNTINDWCMESDNFQKKIRKKDFGQLLKKAVDKINMPEVMKNGFKKCGLCPFSPDALAQNELLKKTKESPQTQMTPTNAKNIQIAHQSHLEFIEQNIDSELLEDFKEAGKTGVWEGAVDDRSLFLFWQKVAGITRNPSSFPGEEKNEKIDLIVIENDNDCKTIPDENSGFSFDITFQELFNESAEQDVEDLVVVDEQKEPLLSEIHEINNDNCESILKPTNIDTEDVTTAPHVSKESDNKENTNHIPPNVSSPFKQFLFWPKPKTGPEKKRKARIKTPSVATSAEWKAHHDHLEEEKRKHRVEVENRKRMRQEAAAEKKRIAEETKKRKEIERAEKKAQKELEKAEKKTSKTKDVKKRKR, encoded by the exons A tgCGACGTTGTAAACAATCAAGAATgggaaaaattagaaaaaaatggacGCAGGCTGAAGTAAATGATGCTCTCGGACTTATCAGATCCGGAAGATCGGTTTTTTCAGTTAGCAAAATCACCGGCATCCCAAAAACAACGCTTCTCGACAAATTGAAAGGGAGAAGACCTTTGGCAGCATCATCGGGACCTGCTACAGTTCTAACAActaaagaggaagaagagctGGAAAATTGGATTTTATACCTTAGTAAGAGAGGTTTTCCAGTCACAAAAACGATTCTCGTGCACAGTGTGGCAGAATTAGTCAAAAAACTAAGACGAGAAACTCCCTTTACTGAAGGACGCCCAGGGCGTAGGTGGCTTGAAGGGTTTTTTCGTCGGCACCCGCAGATTTCACAACGTGTAGCTCAAAATTTGAGCAAAAGTCGAGCTTTGATTACGGAGTCAGCTTTAAGGGCGTGGTTCGATGAGGTAGAAAAGtattggaaggaaaaagatcTTATGAACATCGACGGATCTCGCATATTTAATTGCGATGAATCTGCCTTTTATCTTTGCCCCAAGGGAGAGCGAGTTCTAACTAAGAAAGGAGACAAGgcagtctataattatgtTCAAAATGATGAGAAAGAGTGCCTCACCGTTTTGTTTATGACAAATGCGAACGGTGATCTTGTTCCCCCTATGATTGTATTCGCCTACGAACGTTTGCCTTACAGCATTTCGCAAAGCATGCCATCGGATTGGGTCATTGGGAAAACGAGCAGCGGATGGATGACAGCGGaatctttttatgaatatattactCACACGTTTGAACCCTGGTTGACTGCAAATAACATCCAAAGACCAGTGATACTTTACGTTGACGGTCATTCTTCACATGTGACGGTACCACTTGTTGAATTTTGTGTGAGTAAGGGAATAGAATTGGTTTCGTTTATTCCCAacgcgactcatcttattcaGCCCCTCGACGTTGCTCTTTTCCATACCTTGAAATCTACCTGGCGGAATACTATCAACGATTGGTGTATGGAATCTGATaactttcagaaaaaaatacgtaaaaaagaTTTCGGACAGCTTCTTAAAAAAGCTGTCGATAAAATCAATATGCCAGAGGTGATGAAGAATGGATTCAAAAAATGTGGTCTTTGTCCATTTTCACCAGACGCACTTGCACAAAATGAACTGTTGAAGAAGACAAAAGAAAGTCCACAGACGCAGATGACACCGACGAATGCAAAAAACATCCAAATTGCCCATCAAAGTCATTTGGAATTCATCGAACAAAACATCGATAGCGAATTGCTGGAAGACTTTAAAGAAGCTGGTAAAACTGGCGTTTGGGAAGGCGCTGTCGACGATCGAAGTCTCTTTCTATTTTGGCAAAAAGTTGCTGGAATCACAA GGAATCCATCAAGTTTTCCTGGtgaagaaaaaaacgaaaaaatcgatttgatTGTCATCGAAAATGATAACGATTGTAAGACTATCCCCGACGAAAACTCTGGCTTTTCTTTCGACATAACATTTCAAGAACTTTTTAATGAGTCGGCAGAGCAAGATGTAGAAGATCTTGTTGTTGTTGACGAGCAGAAAGAGCCGCTGTTGTCTGAAATTCACGAGATTAACAACGATAACTGCGAGTCAATTTTaaa GCCAACAAATATTGACACTGAAGATGTAACCACTGCACCACATGTATCAAAAGAGAGTGACAATAAAG agaaTACGAACCACATTCCTCCAAACGTGTCGTCCCCTTTCAAACAATTCTTGTTTTGGCCTAAACCAAAAACTGGCccagaaaagaaaaggaaggcGAGGATCAAAACACCGAGTGTTGCCACGTCAGCCGAATGGAAAGCTCATCATGATCAtcttgaagaagaaaaaaggaaacatCGAGTAGAAgtggaaaatagaaaaagaatgcgTCAAGAAGCAGCTGCGGAAAAGAAGAGGATAGCTGAAGAAACGAAGAAACGCAAAGAAATCGAAAGAGCTGAAAAGAAAGCCCAGAAAGAGCTTGAAAAAGCTGAAAAGAAAACATCTAAAACTAAAGATGTGAAAAAAAGGAAGCGTTAA